One segment of Variovorax sp. PAMC28562 DNA contains the following:
- a CDS encoding DUF2875 family protein produces MATRNRYHPAAASPAKFLHVSGVGLRVDHVPAGPLWERVGRLASPDEEAPDPPRTLDECLTKARLFRSAALRAALTHRPKNGERGRFVEGYPIPTTVALPPSKQMDAAALSQWKRTYQSDESQSGLPWQLHDGPAGMAFHDLRFKGSPRFEAAGIDLWRSAFNAFDTQGDLNSLLVWAEDGYAARSDLGGWENPKGQGGESLEDILARPKRAGQLRDTFSGLLLTRPDAAEWLREWSLHVVDASEESHFPNGVVGRGRHGFGGLRTQAHEGRVTFGTSLGAFTPTPNVPALWSRPQYEQYAMMPTLALLLKPEFARFGDGMSADQKADALEGALKALLDGPLRKQPPKRLFYSAASDGDDIALLARCVAKVAPQSGLMNLGAGFRLEQCLGGELGAASMNAAIGLASIAVWESGEPALAINLRDPRGALVFVLFPPSAEYRKSMNARPYVI; encoded by the coding sequence ATGGCAACGCGCAATCGTTACCATCCTGCCGCAGCCTCTCCGGCCAAGTTCCTGCACGTTTCCGGGGTGGGGCTGCGCGTAGACCACGTGCCCGCTGGACCGTTGTGGGAGCGCGTAGGACGCCTGGCATCGCCCGACGAAGAAGCGCCCGACCCGCCACGGACCCTGGACGAATGTCTCACCAAGGCGCGACTGTTTCGCAGCGCCGCATTGCGCGCCGCGCTGACTCATCGACCGAAGAACGGTGAGCGTGGCCGCTTCGTGGAGGGCTACCCCATTCCGACGACCGTCGCGCTGCCACCCTCAAAACAAATGGATGCGGCGGCACTATCGCAGTGGAAACGCACTTATCAGAGCGATGAGAGTCAGAGTGGGCTTCCGTGGCAGTTGCATGACGGCCCGGCAGGCATGGCGTTCCACGACCTGCGGTTCAAGGGGTCGCCGCGTTTTGAAGCCGCTGGCATCGACCTCTGGCGGTCGGCTTTCAACGCCTTCGACACGCAGGGAGATCTGAACAGTCTGCTGGTGTGGGCCGAGGACGGCTACGCCGCGCGCTCGGACCTGGGCGGATGGGAGAACCCGAAAGGCCAGGGCGGTGAATCTTTGGAGGACATCCTTGCGCGGCCCAAGCGTGCCGGGCAATTGCGAGACACCTTCTCGGGCTTGCTATTGACGCGCCCGGACGCGGCCGAATGGTTGCGTGAGTGGTCGCTTCACGTTGTCGATGCCAGCGAAGAGAGCCATTTTCCCAACGGCGTGGTCGGTCGCGGCCGGCATGGCTTTGGTGGCTTGCGCACCCAGGCCCACGAGGGACGGGTCACCTTTGGCACGTCGCTGGGTGCCTTCACGCCGACCCCTAACGTGCCGGCCCTCTGGAGCCGGCCACAATATGAGCAGTACGCGATGATGCCGACACTGGCACTGCTGCTGAAGCCTGAATTCGCTCGATTCGGTGATGGCATGTCGGCGGACCAAAAGGCCGACGCCCTGGAGGGTGCGCTGAAGGCGTTACTGGACGGTCCTTTGCGAAAGCAACCGCCGAAACGCCTGTTCTACAGTGCGGCATCGGACGGTGATGACATCGCGCTGCTCGCACGCTGCGTCGCCAAGGTGGCGCCGCAAAGCGGGTTGATGAATTTGGGCGCAGGTTTCCGGCTGGAGCAATGTCTGGGCGGTGAATTGGGAGCGGCAAGCATGAATGCGGCCATCGGGCTGGCGAGCATCGCCGTCTGGGAAAGCGGCGAACCAGCGCTGGCTATCAACCTGCGCGATCCGCGCGGTGCGTTGGTCTTTGTGCTGTTTCCACCCAGCGCCGAATACCGCAAGAGCATGAACGCGCGACCGTACGTCATTTGA